One genomic segment of Verrucomicrobiia bacterium includes these proteins:
- a CDS encoding ABC transporter ATP-binding protein: MKKKYLDSLLWIAKLQWQTSRLSFGWSIFASAINGLRPIAQTFALAKLLSSVSAAALQHADAHPVYVWLAVLLALEIIGQLVSGIDRLAKARFQQKMDLVINERFFLKTYELSQEQFDDQEFNTKLDRARDSLSQMWRALDEIFWAASALIGFVGSVAAILVAAPWIGMIIIATVIPVALLQMKQNKLREAVYKKIEPYDRIAYRSRWMLIDPAFMPEIRLMNAFKKMIASWRTHLKKSQDMMYASDKRLVKLDMGAEAVQPLVSFGASIYFFRLLLAGSIGLDRFIFLRGMLEQASSGATQMASSVQRLHELSIGLQNFSEVYDTPPAIPNGHIKIQRPLTIEFKNVSFAYPGTKQPVLDDVSFLMVPGSKLALVGENGAGKTTLIKLLLRQYLPTAGTITINGTDIRDIEQESYYQTISNLSQEFLIVQHLSIKDNLVMGLTTEPPDEEIYKTTDLVDATGFVQKLPNKLKTRLDSSFDDGTNLSGGQKQRLGVARALLRHGDIMILDEPTSAIDAKAEYAIFNNIYKSHAGKTTLIVSHRFSTVRKADKIIVMEKGKITEYGSHEELLKYGGLYKEMFEAQAEGYK, from the coding sequence ATGAAAAAGAAGTATCTGGATTCTCTGCTCTGGATCGCTAAGCTACAGTGGCAGACCTCTCGGCTGTCCTTTGGCTGGAGTATTTTTGCCAGTGCTATAAATGGTCTGCGCCCTATTGCCCAAACCTTTGCCTTGGCAAAGCTATTGTCCAGTGTCAGTGCAGCGGCCTTGCAGCATGCAGACGCTCACCCAGTGTATGTCTGGCTAGCGGTCTTGCTTGCACTTGAAATTATTGGTCAGTTGGTCAGTGGCATAGACCGGCTAGCCAAGGCGCGGTTTCAGCAAAAAATGGATCTGGTTATTAACGAGCGGTTTTTCTTGAAGACATATGAACTCAGCCAGGAGCAATTTGATGACCAAGAATTTAATACCAAGCTGGATAGGGCACGAGACAGCCTGTCGCAGATGTGGCGGGCGTTGGACGAGATATTTTGGGCAGCCTCTGCGCTGATCGGATTTGTGGGGTCGGTTGCTGCCATCCTGGTGGCTGCGCCGTGGATAGGCATGATCATCATAGCAACCGTCATACCCGTTGCTTTGCTGCAGATGAAGCAAAACAAGTTGCGGGAGGCGGTGTATAAAAAGATCGAACCATATGATCGTATAGCTTACCGGAGCCGTTGGATGCTCATCGACCCGGCCTTTATGCCCGAAATACGACTGATGAACGCCTTTAAAAAGATGATTGCCTCATGGCGGACACACCTCAAAAAATCCCAAGACATGATGTATGCCAGTGACAAACGGCTGGTAAAACTCGATATGGGAGCAGAAGCGGTGCAGCCCCTGGTAAGCTTTGGCGCCAGCATTTATTTCTTTAGATTATTGCTTGCCGGTTCGATTGGCCTGGACCGGTTTATCTTCTTGCGCGGCATGCTAGAGCAGGCCAGTAGCGGCGCAACGCAAATGGCCAGTTCGGTGCAGCGGCTGCACGAGCTGTCCATTGGTCTGCAAAATTTCAGCGAAGTGTATGACACGCCTCCGGCTATTCCGAATGGGCACATAAAGATCCAGCGTCCGCTGACCATCGAGTTTAAGAACGTCAGTTTTGCCTATCCAGGCACTAAGCAGCCGGTGCTGGATGATGTCTCGTTCCTGATGGTGCCTGGCAGCAAGCTGGCACTTGTTGGTGAAAACGGTGCCGGCAAGACGACGCTTATAAAGTTGCTCTTGCGGCAGTACTTGCCCACTGCAGGCACCATAACAATTAATGGCACAGATATTCGTGATATCGAACAAGAAAGCTACTACCAGACCATCAGTAACCTCAGCCAAGAGTTCTTGATTGTGCAGCACTTGTCCATTAAAGATAACTTGGTTATGGGACTTACCACTGAACCGCCCGACGAAGAGATATACAAGACAACTGACCTGGTGGATGCTACGGGATTTGTGCAGAAGCTACCCAATAAGCTGAAGACTCGGCTGGATTCGTCATTCGACGACGGTACTAATTTATCAGGTGGACAAAAACAACGACTTGGAGTGGCTCGAGCCTTGCTGCGCCACGGCGATATTATGATTCTGGACGAGCCCACTAGCGCCATCGATGCCAAAGCCGAGTATGCCATCTTTAACAATATCTATAAGTCGCACGCAGGCAAGACCACTCTGATTGTCAGCCACCGTTTCAGCACAGTCCGCAAGGCTGACAAAATTATTGTCATGGAGAAGGGCAAGATTACCGAATATGGATCGCATGAAGAATTGCTGAAATACGGTGGGCTTTACAAAGAAATGTTCGAGGCCCAAGCTGAGGGTTATAAGTAG
- a CDS encoding NUDIX domain-containing protein, whose protein sequence is MNVTKQRIACKALIEHGGKILILREAPTYTEGTNIGRYHLPGGRIEMGEKFLVGLKREILEETGLTISVGKPLFVGEWFPTIHGETNQIVAIFFACKARTTQVKLSAEHDEYVWIKPTDVTAYDIMGPEEQVIASYLKETSV, encoded by the coding sequence ATGAACGTAACCAAGCAACGAATCGCCTGTAAGGCGCTTATTGAGCATGGCGGAAAAATCCTTATTCTTAGAGAGGCACCTACTTATACAGAAGGTACTAACATTGGTCGGTACCATTTACCGGGTGGTAGGATCGAGATGGGCGAAAAGTTTTTGGTGGGCCTAAAGAGGGAAATATTGGAAGAAACCGGCCTGACAATCTCTGTAGGCAAACCGCTGTTTGTTGGCGAGTGGTTTCCTACGATCCACGGTGAAACCAACCAGATAGTGGCCATATTCTTTGCCTGCAAAGCCAGAACCACACAGGTAAAACTGAGTGCCGAGCATGACGAATATGTATGGATAAAACCCACTGACGTTACCGCTTATGACATCATGGGGCCAGAAGAACAGGTCATAGCCAGCTACCTAAAAGAAACTAGTGTGTAG
- a CDS encoding NUDIX domain-containing protein encodes MRNQTDINDIQAGIIRRLFLHETLRFSEINDTDVSSDQFSYHLRRLIKYNLVEKDQAGHYKLSVMGRSQAVLMDSQTNKFIDQGFVAVRVVLSKTEDGQTKYLVQKRTRVPYMGYIGEPGGKVLLGEDVPMAAKRNMLAETGLDCDITIRGLAHYRDTYKDELVQDKYFFVAQASNPKGTLKGVGLTGDNFWLTLDEIKTGPLHQGVPELLEIAEGTSFTYREDTFAVDEY; translated from the coding sequence GTGAGAAATCAGACAGACATAAACGACATCCAGGCCGGCATCATCAGGCGGCTATTTTTGCATGAGACGCTCCGGTTTTCGGAGATCAACGACACCGACGTATCGAGCGATCAGTTTTCGTACCACCTGCGGCGACTCATAAAATACAACCTGGTAGAAAAAGACCAAGCCGGGCATTATAAATTATCTGTTATGGGACGCAGCCAAGCAGTGCTGATGGACAGCCAGACCAATAAGTTTATCGACCAAGGATTCGTAGCAGTCCGTGTGGTACTGAGCAAAACAGAAGACGGCCAAACCAAATACCTAGTACAAAAGCGTACGCGGGTGCCCTACATGGGGTACATAGGCGAGCCTGGCGGCAAAGTGCTGCTGGGCGAGGACGTGCCCATGGCAGCCAAACGCAACATGCTGGCAGAAACTGGATTGGACTGCGATATCACCATTCGTGGCCTTGCCCACTACCGGGATACCTACAAAGACGAGCTAGTACAAGACAAGTATTTTTTTGTTGCCCAAGCCTCTAACCCCAAAGGAACTCTGAAAGGGGTCGGTCTGACAGGCGATAACTTCTGGCTTACTTTGGATGAAATCAAGACAGGTCCCCTTCACCAGGGCGTCCCCGAACTGCTAGAGATAGCCGAAGGCACAAGCTTTACATACAGAGAAGACACGTTTGCCGTAGACGAGTACTAA
- a CDS encoding SDR family oxidoreductase: protein MTNQFAMQDPVTQYPKLTIPKQRQDEPGLDAKLRPKADHGEDTYAGNDRLKGRKALITGADSGIGAAVAIAFAREGADIVLNYLPPEEEDAQAVIKLVEQAGRKAIACPGDISDTAFCKRLVDFAQKAMGGLDILVNNAGRQLYCKDILELTDQQIESTFRTNIMAMFWLVKAALPHMPKGASIINTTSIQAYQPSEDLLDYASTKAAIANFTHGLGKQLAPKGIRVNGVAPGPVWTPLQPSYGQPMEKLVKFGEQSPMGRAGQPAELAPAYVFLASQESSYVTGEIIGVTGGHHLP from the coding sequence ATGACCAATCAATTTGCTATGCAGGATCCAGTGACTCAGTACCCGAAACTTACCATACCAAAGCAGCGGCAAGACGAACCAGGACTTGACGCCAAACTGCGACCCAAGGCAGATCATGGCGAAGACACATATGCAGGAAACGATAGGTTGAAGGGGCGCAAGGCGCTGATCACGGGTGCAGATTCAGGCATAGGTGCTGCTGTAGCCATTGCCTTTGCGCGTGAAGGCGCTGACATTGTACTGAATTATCTGCCTCCTGAAGAGGAAGATGCACAGGCGGTTATAAAACTAGTAGAGCAGGCCGGTCGCAAGGCCATCGCTTGTCCAGGTGATATTAGTGATACCGCGTTTTGTAAACGGCTTGTAGATTTCGCCCAAAAGGCTATGGGTGGTTTGGACATTCTGGTAAACAATGCGGGTAGGCAGCTTTACTGCAAAGATATTTTGGAGCTGACTGACCAGCAAATTGAATCAACATTTAGAACCAATATCATGGCTATGTTCTGGCTGGTAAAGGCGGCTCTGCCACATATGCCAAAAGGTGCGAGCATCATTAACACTACTTCGATTCAAGCCTATCAACCATCCGAGGATCTACTGGATTATGCCAGTACCAAAGCAGCAATTGCTAATTTTACCCACGGTCTAGGCAAGCAGCTCGCGCCTAAGGGCATACGAGTGAATGGTGTCGCTCCTGGTCCGGTTTGGACACCTCTTCAGCCCAGTTATGGGCAGCCTATGGAGAAGTTGGTCAAGTTTGGCGAGCAGAGTCCCATGGGACGTGCGGGACAGCCGGCCGAGCTTGCGCCGGCCTATGTATTCTTGGCCTCGCAAGAGTCAAGCTATGTTACAGGAGAAATCATTGGGGTTACAGGAGGACATCACTTACCATAA
- a CDS encoding FAD-binding oxidoreductase produces MNSLPKQQQSYWKESTPKHTYKPVNKDITVDVAIVGGGITGLTTAYLLKQSGLQVAVLEKNTIGSGTTGSTTGKVTSQHNLIYADIQKHLGKESARLYATANQSAIERIQEIIKKEKIDCGWQRQDNYVYTTDPKKVKQFKKEAHVAKSLGLPASFETQLALPFHVEAAVKFTNQAYFNAKKYTVGLSQAVHGQGSSVFEHSNVTSFRDGNPATVGVGTSTVTARYIVVATKIPAFPLLARFGYGALEYPHTSYLVAGEYEGTLRGMYVSPDKGQYSILPVQEGGKNLLFVGGENHIPGLGLPFRRHQKLATYAQKHFGVSPITYRWKAMDYLAYDKMPLVGKVYPWSKHLYTATGFKKWGLSTSMVAATILHDMILDKPNPYADLFKSTRFRPVASIPGVIGNGVKKYLTT; encoded by the coding sequence ATGAACTCACTGCCAAAACAACAGCAATCCTACTGGAAAGAAAGCACGCCTAAACATACATACAAACCTGTAAACAAAGATATTACCGTTGATGTAGCAATTGTCGGTGGGGGGATTACGGGTCTCACTACAGCCTATTTATTAAAGCAGTCAGGCTTACAGGTTGCTGTACTAGAGAAAAACACTATCGGCAGCGGTACTACGGGCAGCACTACAGGCAAGGTAACCTCCCAACATAACCTTATATACGCCGACATACAAAAGCACTTAGGCAAAGAGTCTGCCCGTTTGTACGCTACAGCCAATCAATCAGCCATTGAACGCATTCAGGAAATCATTAAAAAGGAAAAGATAGACTGCGGCTGGCAGCGGCAAGATAACTACGTCTACACAACCGACCCTAAAAAGGTAAAGCAGTTCAAAAAGGAAGCACATGTAGCTAAGTCGCTGGGTTTGCCCGCCAGTTTCGAGACCCAGCTGGCCTTGCCATTTCATGTAGAAGCGGCCGTAAAATTTACTAATCAAGCTTACTTTAACGCCAAGAAATATACCGTGGGCCTGAGCCAAGCAGTTCATGGCCAGGGCAGCTCTGTATTTGAGCACAGCAATGTAACAAGTTTTCGTGATGGCAACCCAGCAACAGTAGGCGTCGGCACAAGCACAGTGACTGCTCGATATATAGTTGTCGCTACCAAAATCCCGGCCTTCCCTTTACTGGCACGCTTCGGTTATGGCGCCCTAGAGTACCCGCACACTTCATACCTAGTTGCGGGCGAATACGAGGGTACGCTAAGAGGCATGTATGTATCACCAGACAAGGGGCAGTATTCTATTTTGCCAGTTCAAGAAGGTGGCAAAAACTTACTTTTTGTCGGAGGTGAAAATCATATACCAGGTCTGGGCCTGCCTTTCAGGCGGCACCAAAAACTAGCCACCTATGCCCAGAAGCACTTTGGCGTGTCACCCATAACCTATCGCTGGAAAGCTATGGACTACTTAGCCTACGACAAGATGCCCCTGGTTGGTAAAGTCTATCCGTGGTCTAAGCACCTCTATACCGCAACCGGTTTCAAAAAATGGGGCCTGAGCACGAGCATGGTCGCTGCCACCATTTTGCATGACATGATTCTAGATAAACCCAACCCCTACGCCGACTTATTTAAATCTACACGTTTCCGTCCAGTAGCATCCATCCCAGGAGTCATAGGTAATGGGGTCAAAAAATACTTGACGACGTAA
- a CDS encoding methyltransferase domain-containing protein — MKRLPFADGSIDVAVSDYTLNFAENSEEVDQTFSEIARVLSADGFFVYVCQGQPEFSLWSR, encoded by the coding sequence ATGAAACGGTTGCCTTTTGCGGATGGATCGATTGATGTCGCGGTGTCGGATTACACGCTCAATTTTGCCGAAAATAGCGAGGAGGTCGACCAGACTTTCTCGGAGATTGCTCGCGTGCTATCTGCCGACGGTTTTTTTGTTTATGTCTGTCAGGGGCAACCCGAATTTTCCTTGTGGTCCCGATGA
- a CDS encoding septum formation initiator family protein: MLEKIKNYAKHPYLHELRDVRVLGLLVFGIIVLLVSWSGVRVIETNYKLQQQIARMEEQTKLLELENANKKLENKYYDTNDYVELQARKQFGKGAPGEKLLLVPKNVALAHTVDIKQDKEEQADQPQAEKPTYQKNFESWMNFFLHRSQT, translated from the coding sequence ATGCTCGAAAAAATCAAAAACTACGCAAAACATCCTTATCTGCACGAGCTCCGAGACGTTCGGGTATTGGGGCTGTTAGTTTTTGGCATCATTGTATTGTTGGTAAGCTGGAGCGGTGTGCGGGTAATAGAAACCAACTACAAATTGCAGCAACAAATTGCCCGTATGGAAGAACAAACCAAGCTGTTAGAACTAGAAAACGCCAACAAAAAGCTCGAGAACAAATACTACGACACTAATGACTATGTAGAACTGCAGGCCCGCAAGCAGTTTGGCAAGGGTGCGCCGGGCGAGAAGCTGCTGTTAGTGCCCAAAAACGTTGCCCTGGCGCATACGGTGGATATCAAGCAAGACAAGGAAGAGCAGGCAGACCAGCCCCAGGCCGAAAAGCCCACGTATCAAAAGAACTTTGAAAGCTGGATGAACTTCTTCCTGCACCGCAGTCAAACCTAG
- a CDS encoding PLD nuclease N-terminal domain-containing protein — protein MGFGIPEIGIVIGIIGILVFEVVMFIDMVTSDRPVTAKIAWALAMLFLSPFASIFYFIAGRR, from the coding sequence ATGGGTTTTGGAATTCCAGAAATTGGCATTGTCATCGGCATTATCGGTATCCTGGTGTTCGAGGTAGTGATGTTTATTGACATGGTCACCAGTGATCGCCCAGTGACCGCAAAAATCGCATGGGCGCTCGCCATGTTGTTCCTCTCGCCCTTTGCGTCTATCTTTTATTTTATAGCCGGCCGACGATAA
- a CDS encoding ATP-binding protein: MTVLQRRLRQFFRFFRSHTTSSWQQDLVRINTLGTMVTFGLLSIILLGARTITDNAFACVTWPYVTAAFVTSSGLYILGRKKPNTFGGILLILTYFGLGTAMMCRVGLGAGAALLFSLAVILASAVYGFWLALLATELITATALWFRASELQGGIHPVYVFAPVPHNFDTVVAVIFMIHALLIACSIVHHYLVQASQRVQAAEAERIRQLYRLAEIGEISTALMHDMANKLSSLTFELDNIQSQAAGRTVARAKQKVNQLNQTLDTARQQMKGRRSREKFDVAQEITEVVSGLQMVARVARVTLEWNPPRSPIPYSGEKILFQQAVTILVKNAIDSYPVTRRTGVQERSVRITLSSAKGVIVLTVADAGRGIQARHREHIFEPFYSTKKDGMGMGLYLTKRFIEDIFGGSISLETVEQKTVFSVSLPKHPNKLTK; the protein is encoded by the coding sequence ATGACAGTATTGCAACGTCGTCTCCGACAATTTTTCAGGTTCTTTAGAAGCCATACTACCAGCAGCTGGCAGCAGGATTTGGTCCGGATCAATACTTTGGGCACAATGGTCACATTTGGACTACTGTCCATCATCTTATTAGGTGCGCGTACAATCACCGACAACGCTTTTGCCTGCGTTACCTGGCCCTATGTTACTGCGGCTTTCGTCACCAGTAGCGGCCTGTATATATTAGGTAGAAAAAAGCCAAACACCTTTGGCGGCATACTGCTAATTTTGACCTACTTTGGACTTGGCACCGCCATGATGTGTCGGGTGGGACTAGGGGCCGGTGCAGCGCTGCTATTCTCGTTGGCGGTCATACTTGCCAGCGCCGTCTATGGTTTTTGGCTGGCGCTGCTAGCCACAGAACTCATCACAGCTACGGCCCTTTGGTTCCGAGCGAGCGAGTTACAAGGCGGCATACACCCTGTGTACGTCTTTGCCCCCGTGCCGCACAATTTTGACACCGTGGTAGCTGTTATATTTATGATCCACGCCCTCCTGATTGCTTGCAGCATTGTGCACCACTACCTGGTGCAAGCCAGCCAACGCGTACAGGCAGCCGAGGCCGAAAGGATTCGCCAGCTCTACCGATTGGCCGAGATTGGCGAAATCAGTACTGCCCTCATGCACGACATGGCCAACAAGCTGTCGTCTTTGACCTTTGAGCTGGACAATATACAGTCCCAAGCCGCTGGCCGTACGGTGGCCCGGGCCAAGCAAAAGGTCAACCAACTCAACCAAACACTAGACACCGCCCGCCAGCAGATGAAAGGCCGTCGCAGCCGCGAAAAGTTCGACGTTGCCCAAGAGATCACCGAAGTAGTCAGCGGCCTGCAAATGGTTGCTAGAGTCGCCCGCGTCACCCTAGAGTGGAATCCACCACGCTCACCCATACCCTATAGTGGTGAAAAAATCCTGTTCCAGCAGGCGGTGACCATTCTCGTAAAAAATGCCATCGACAGCTATCCAGTGACGCGCCGGACAGGGGTACAAGAACGCAGTGTGCGTATCACACTGTCTAGCGCAAAGGGTGTCATAGTGCTGACAGTAGCCGACGCTGGCAGAGGTATCCAGGCACGTCACCGCGAGCATATCTTTGAGCCTTTCTACAGCACCAAAAAAGACGGCATGGGCATGGGGCTATACCTGACTAAACGATTTATAGAGGACATATTCGGCGGCAGCATCAGCCTAGAAACGGTAGAACAAAAAACCGTCTTTTCTGTTAGCTTGCCAAAACACCCCAATAAATTGACAAAATAG
- a CDS encoding PepSY domain-containing protein encodes MKTRRITQHRTKHLYALSALLLLGIVGTYAYTFGKISDGDSKLSNATTETKKPTLPDNLNQPVDVDGAREIAQAQKPGVAVSRIDSAPVNGVTTYSIHFTDGTKVDVNATDGAIVKEGGPATSSENTDTSTTSPTTPTEPTPTPGDTPTEPTDQPDETPPPENQDPLPPPETNQ; translated from the coding sequence ATGAAGACTAGGCGGATCACACAACATAGGACCAAACATCTGTATGCTCTATCTGCCCTTTTGCTCTTGGGTATTGTTGGCACGTACGCCTATACCTTTGGCAAAATATCTGACGGAGACAGCAAACTGTCTAACGCTACCACCGAGACCAAAAAACCCACGCTGCCGGACAACTTGAATCAGCCAGTAGACGTAGACGGTGCCCGCGAAATAGCTCAGGCCCAAAAACCTGGCGTGGCTGTGTCCCGTATCGATTCTGCGCCCGTAAATGGCGTCACTACCTACAGCATCCATTTTACTGATGGCACCAAGGTAGACGTCAACGCCACCGATGGCGCTATCGTCAAAGAGGGCGGCCCAGCAACTTCCAGCGAGAACACTGACACGTCCACAACCAGCCCCACCACCCCCACCGAACCAACTCCCACTCCGGGCGACACCCCCACCGAACCAACAGACCAGCCAGACGAAACGCCACCACCCGAGAACCAAGACCCACTTCCCCCACCAGAGACTAACCAGTAA
- a CDS encoding MauE/DoxX family redox-associated membrane protein — translation MKVDEKEIEHIYLDEEEDQSPHRPAAHAHAGGHAVESKAEYRKFYKVIFAIFAVATILSLIRGWDINRAMADFMAVFFITFAAFKFQNLEEFAHTYRTYDLLAARIRPWGYIFPFVEAFLGFWYLLSSGPMWLNILTMFFTGTAAYGVYKTLQQKRQFHCACLGTFIKLPLSRVSLVEDATMFIMAGVMLFL, via the coding sequence ATGAAGGTCGACGAAAAAGAGATAGAACATATCTATTTAGACGAAGAAGAAGACCAATCGCCTCATCGTCCCGCGGCTCATGCTCACGCTGGTGGACATGCCGTGGAGTCCAAGGCAGAGTATCGCAAATTTTATAAGGTTATCTTTGCGATCTTTGCTGTTGCCACCATTCTATCCCTGATCCGGGGCTGGGACATTAATCGTGCCATGGCAGACTTTATGGCTGTGTTTTTCATCACCTTTGCAGCTTTCAAGTTCCAGAACTTAGAGGAGTTTGCGCATACTTACCGGACCTATGACCTGCTGGCGGCACGCATCCGGCCGTGGGGCTATATCTTTCCTTTTGTAGAGGCCTTTCTGGGTTTTTGGTACCTGCTGTCTTCGGGCCCGATGTGGCTGAATATTTTGACGATGTTTTTTACGGGTACAGCGGCATATGGGGTGTACAAGACGTTGCAGCAAAAACGCCAGTTTCACTGCGCTTGCTTGGGTACGTTTATCAAGCTGCCATTGTCAAGAGTGAGCTTGGTCGAAGACGCGACCATGTTTATCATGGCTGGCGTCATGCTGTTTTTGTAG